The following are encoded in a window of Eriocheir sinensis breed Jianghai 21 chromosome 35, ASM2467909v1, whole genome shotgun sequence genomic DNA:
- the LOC127007407 gene encoding mucin-3A-like isoform X3, with product MVSCEGSFSSFSVTTISFVLLPGRISFVISVRSSFTGPSPFSVTLRSTDVIEMLSCEGSFSSFSVTTTSFVLLPGRISFVISVRSTIRGPSPFSVTFLLSTNFSLMVSREGSFSSFSVTTISFVLLPGRISFVISVRSTIRGPSPFSVTFLLSTNFSLMVSREGSFSSFSVTTASFVLLPGRISFVVSVRSSFTGPSPFSVTFLLSTNVSLMVSCEGSFSSFSVTTISFVLLPGRISFVISVRSSFTGPSPFSVTFLLSTNVSLMVSCEGSFSSFSVTTISFVLLPGRISFVISVRSSFTGPSPFSETFLLSTNVSLMVSCEGSFSSFSVTTTSFVLLPGRISFVISVRSSFTGPSPFSETFLLSTDVSLMVSCEGSFSSFFVTTTSFVLLPGRISFVISVRSSFTGPSPFSETFLLSTDVSLMVSSEGSFSSFSVTTTSFVLLPGRISFVISVRSSSSITTCVSVVFDTFPWGFTSVSVVFSTTVLLLVTCPVSSVSSKTFLSTVFMVSLGPFSTSSSPFPQGSSAAFSRLVEAAPSFWTPVEPAPPASDRLLAFRFPRTMKIVQTTKSNIVVD from the exons atggtttcatgtgaaggtagtttttcttctttctctgttactacaatttcattcgttttattgccgggcagaatctcctttgttatctctgttcgttcttctttcacag gtccatccccattttctgtaacattacgctccacagatgtcatcgaaatgctttcctgtgaag gtagtttttcttccttctctgttactacaacttcattcgttttattgccgggcagaatctcctttgttatctctgttcggtctactatcagaggtccatcgccattttctgtaacattcctactctccacaaatttttccttgatggtttcccgtgaaggtagtttttcttctttttctgttactacaatttcattcgttttattgccgggcagaatctcctttgttatctctgttcggtctactatcagaggtccatcgccattttctgtaacattcctactctccacaaatttttccttgatggtttcccgtgaag gtagtttttcttctttctctgttactacagcttcattcgttttattgccgggcagaatctcctttgttgtctctgttcgttcttctttcacaggtccatcgccattttctgtaacattcctactctccacaaatgtttccttgatggtttcatgtgaaggtagtttttcttctttttctgttactacaatttcattcgttttattgccgggcagaatctcctttgttatctctgttcgttcttctttcacaggtccatcgccattttctgtaacattcctactctccacaaatgtttccttgatggtttcatgtgaaggtagtttttcttctttctctgttactacaatttcattcgttttattgccgggcagaatctcctttgttatctctgttcgttcttctttcacaggtccatcgccattttctgaaacattcctactctccacaaatgtttccttgatggtttcatgtgaag gtagtttttcttctttctctgttactacaacttcattcgttttattgccgggcagaatctcctttgttatctctgttcgttcttctttcacaggtccatcgccattttctgaaacattcctactctccacagatgtttccttgatggtttcatgtgaaggtagtttttcttctttctttgttactacaacttcattcgttttattgccgggcagaatctcctttgttatctctgttcgttcttctttcacaggtccatcgccattttctgaaacattcctactctccacagatgtttccttgatggtttcaagtgaag gtagtttttcttctttctctgttactacaacttcattcgttttattgccgggcagaatctcctttgtcaTCTCTGTTCGTTCTTCCTCATCCATAACAACCTGTGTTTCCGTAGTCTTTGATACATTTCCGTGGGGCTTTACGTCAGTTTCTGTAGTCTTTTCAACGACTGTCTTGTTGCTGGTTACATGCCCCGTTTCATCTGTATCATCAAAGACTTTCCTTTCCACGGTCTTCATGGTGTCATTAGGGCCATTTTCCACCTCTTCGTCACCTTTTCCCCAAGGCTCCTCGGCGGCCTTCTCCAGGCTAGTGGAGGCCGCCCCGTCCTTTTGGACCCCGGTGGAGCCCGCACCCCCGGCCAGCGACAGGCTGCTGGCATTCAGATTCCCGAGGACCATGAAGATCGTCCAAACTACGAAGAGCAACATAGTTGTTGACTGA
- the LOC127007407 gene encoding uncharacterized protein LOC127007407 isoform X36: MVSCEGSFSSFSVTTISFVLLPGRISFVISVRSSFTGPSPFSVTLRSTDVIEMLSCEGSFSSFSVTTISFVLLPGRISFVISVRSSFTGPSPFSETFLLSTDVSLMVSCEGSFSSFSVTTTSFVLLPGRISFVISVRSSFTGPSPFSETFLLSTNVSLMVSCEGSFSSFSVTTTSFVLLPGRISFVISVRSSSSITTCVSVVFDTFPWGFTSVSVVFSTTVLLLVTCPVSSVSSKTFLSTVFMVSLGPFSTSSSPFPQGSSAAFSRLVEAAPSFWTPVEPAPPASDRLLAFRFPRTMKIVQTTKSNIVVD, encoded by the exons atggtttcatgtgaaggtagtttttcttctttctctgttactacaatttcattcgttttattgccgggcagaatctcctttgttatctctgttcgttcttctttcacag gtccatccccattttctgtaacattacgctccacagatgtcatcgaaatgctttcctgtgaag gtagtttttcttctttctctgttactacaatttcattcgttttattgccgggcagaatctcctttgttatctctgttcgttcttctttcacag gtccatcgccattttctgaaacattcctactctccacagatgtttccttgatggtttcatgtgaag gtagtttttcttctttttccgttactacaacttcattcgttttattgccgggcagaatctcctttgttatctctgttcgttcttctttcacaggtccatcgccattttctgaaaCATTTCTACTCTCCACaaatgtttccttgatggtttcatgtgaaggtagtttttcttctttctctgttactacaacttcattcgttttattgccgggcagaatctcctttgtcaTCTCTGTTCGTTCTTCCTCATCCATAACAACCTGTGTTTCCGTAGTCTTTGATACATTTCCGTGGGGCTTTACGTCAGTTTCTGTAGTCTTTTCAACGACTGTCTTGTTGCTGGTTACATGCCCCGTTTCATCTGTATCATCAAAGACTTTCCTTTCCACGGTCTTCATGGTGTCATTAGGGCCATTTTCCACCTCTTCGTCACCTTTTCCCCAAGGCTCCTCGGCGGCCTTCTCCAGGCTAGTGGAGGCCGCCCCGTCCTTTTGGACCCCGGTGGAGCCCGCACCCCCGGCCAGCGACAGGCTGCTGGCATTCAGATTCCCGAGGACCATGAAGATCGTCCAAACTACGAAGAGCAACATAGTTGTTGACTGA